CCGCGATGCTGCGCCGACGGCTTGATCGCGGCTCGGCCGAACCGACGGTCAACCAGGTGGTCGACTCGCACGATCTGCTCGCCATGCGCGAATCGGTCGAGTACGTGACCGTGCACGACGACGTACTCCGTTACGTCGTGTCGCTGGCGACCGCTACCCGCCATCATCCGCAGGTCGCTGTCGGTGCCAGCCCGCGCGCCGAACTAGACCTGGTGCAGTTGGCCCGTGCTCGCGCGCTACTGCTGGGTCGCGACTACGTGATTCCCGAAGACGTCAAAGCACTCGCGATCCCCGCGGTCGCACACCGCATCACGCTGCGGCCCGAGATGTGGGTGCGCAAGATTCAGGGCGCCGACGTGCTCGGAGAACTGTTGCGGCGCTTGCCGGTTCCGCGTGCCAATGGCGGGTCGGCGCCCGGGTGAGTGAAGCCGAGGTTGAGTTCCGCTGGCGTGCCTCGCAATTGACGCTCGCGATCGCCACCTGCGCCAGCGTCGCTCTGGCCGCAGCTGTGATGGCGTCACGATGGCAGCTGGTCGCGTTCGCCGCCCCGCTGCTCGGGGTGTTGTGCTCGCTCGGTTGGCAGCGACCGGCCCCTACCGTGCGCGTGCACGCCGAGCCAGACGTCCAGCGTTGCTTCGAGGGCGAGGAATCCAAGGTAAAAGTCTGGGCAACAACCGATTCCGACGACGCCACGATAGATCTCGCCGTCTTCGCGCCAACCGAGATGCAGCTGGAGGTTCAGGACCGGGATGAAGCGAAAGCAGTGACGGCCGTCGCGCATCGTTGGGGACGCTATCCCATCAAGGTCCACGTCGACGTTATCGCCCGCGGTGGGCTACTACGGGGCACGGGGACCGTCAACACCGCGCACGTCATCGTGTTTCCGTTGACGCCGCCGCAGGCGACATCCATTCCGCAGACCGAGTTGCTCGACCGGCTCGGCGCCCACCTCACCCGTTACCTGGGGCCGGGCGTCGAATACGCCGACATCCGTCCGTACGTTCCGGGTGACCAACTGCGCGCAGTGAACTGGCCGGTGAGCGCACGCCGTGGCCGGTTGCACGTTACTCAGCGACTGACCGACCGCGCCGCCGACGTAGTGGTGCTCATCGACACTTACCGGCAGCCGCAGGGCCCGGCGACGGAGGCCACCGA
The nucleotide sequence above comes from Mycobacterium vicinigordonae. Encoded proteins:
- a CDS encoding DUF58 domain-containing protein yields the protein MSEAEVEFRWRASQLTLAIATCASVALAAAVMASRWQLVAFAAPLLGVLCSLGWQRPAPTVRVHAEPDVQRCFEGEESKVKVWATTDSDDATIDLAVFAPTEMQLEVQDRDEAKAVTAVAHRWGRYPIKVHVDVIARGGLLRGTGTVNTAHVIVFPLTPPQATSIPQTELLDRLGAHLTRYLGPGVEYADIRPYVPGDQLRAVNWPVSARRGRLHVTQRLTDRAADVVVLIDTYRQPQGPATEATERIVRGAAQVVQTALRHGDRAGIVALGGNRPRWLGADIGQRQFYRVLDTVLEAGEQVDNATGTLAPRAAVPAGAIVFAFSTLLDTEFALALIDLRKRGHVVIAIDVLDSSPFQGEHDPLVLRMWTLQRSSMYRDMATVGVDVLSWPADRALEQSMGTLSDRRGHWRGRH